The Fusarium falciforme chromosome 4, complete sequence genomic interval GCAAAACTCGACAAACCCCCAGCCAGGCTACCCCAAGTCCGATACTCGATCCTCCCGCCGTGCCAATCGTGCAGGAACTCGAGGTTTCCGAGCCCCTGAAGTTCTGTTCAAGTGCACAGAGCAAAAGACGTCCATTGACATCTGGTCCGCGGGTGTTATTCTCCTCACCATCATGTCGAAGCGTTTTCCCTTCTTCAATTCGGCCGACGACGTGGACGCCATGATCGAGATAGCAACCATCTTTGGCTCCAAGCGCATGAAGGCTGCGGGTCTCCTACACGGATGCGTCTTTGAGACCAGCCTTCCCACAATCGGCCAGGGCGGTTTCTCCATGGAAAAGATCATCCTCTGGAGCACATGTCGAGGAGAGGACAAGCCTCTGACGCCGGATGAAAAGATGGCTATTAGCTTTCTGGAATCCTGTATGGAGCTGGATCCTGGCAGGAGGATAACGGCAGAGGAAGCCTTGAGACACGACTTCCTACAGCTTGGAGAGGTTGAGAGTGACAAGAGGTATTATGACCAAGAGTCGGCTGACCAATATTAATGTCCCGACATTGTACATTTAATGTAATCATAGAATCATGGCCAGGGGCGTTGGGGGCATCAAGATGTGATTGATCAAGTGGTTGGCTAGATATCCATAGGTGCCAACATGGCTGCAATACCCGTCAACTCGTCCGTACCAAGTGTTTCTTCAAAGTATCATCCAGGCATCCCCATTGCAGCAACATGTCTGAGACGCTGAGGTCATGGCTAATGGGCGAAAATCGATTTTTATTTCGTTAAACTCCGTTTCGAGAGTCCCTGATGCAATGCTCGAAGCCGACCAACCCAGGTCCCAATTCCCTCCCCCCATCTTTCTTTCTTCGGCATCCAGGGGAGCATTCATGGGGACCTTTTTTCCCGGTTTCCCAATTCCCAGCCCCGGACTCCTAGCCTAAAGCCAGCTCAAAGGACATGGCATAACTTGATCTATGCCACAAGCTCAACAACACCGCCGGCCTCGGtgatcttcttctcagccagaCGGCTCACCCACCGCGCGCGGACGACCAGGGGGATTTCGGGGAGGCGGCCCTTGCCGAGGACCTTGGAGTAGccgagggggaggaggtcgaggacgGGGACggtgtccttcttctcgccaGAGACGTAGGCGTCACGGGTCTCGGTGGGGACGAGGGACCACAGCTGTATCGAGTCAGTCATTTGTTCTTGTGCGCTTTGCCTTGATCCATCTCAGGTGTTGAATCGGATATCGTAGGCTCGAGGAGGGGCTGTATGTaccttgtcgaggttgatgacgGGCTTCCAGAAGTGGTTCTGCTGCTTGTGGAAGTATCGCATACCAACCTTACCGAAGTAACCGGGGTGGTACTGTCGCAGAGTCAGCCATTCCATCCTCTCTGTCGTATCTCGTCGTCGGGTCGTCGAACCTTGTCCATGTTGGtacggtggtggtgctgacCACCGGCAAGACCACGACCACCGGGGTGCTTGCGGTGCTTGCCGATACGGCCCTTACCGGCGGAAACGTGGCCGCGACTGTGAACAGAGTCAGCCCATCACAAGTTCTCCGGATATCGATATATTGGTGTTTCTCTCCGCCGCCGTCGACGGGGCGTTCAATGGCGAATTTGAGCGCCCTCGTAGACGTCGGCGAGAGGGATTCAGAACGTACTGCTTGCGGGTCTTCGACAAACGGGTAGGCATGGCGACGGCTGTGGTGTTGTCGCTTTTCCGGTGTTCACGGGTCGAAGCTGAAGTGGGTGGTGATGTTTTTGCGCTGGGGGCTTCCAATGGCTAGCACCGAATTGTTAGGCGAGAGGGCAGGGGAACCCTAAAATGGGTGGGAAAAAGTGTGGGCGAATTTTTGGTGGGTCTGTCCTGGTGGTGAGATGTTCGGTGAGTCAGGTGACTTCGTGGTCAGACCGTGGTGAATGTCGGTGTGGCCCCACCAATGACGGGCCGTTGATGTCAAACTCGAGACGCGAGTCTCGCGACGTGGTGAAGAAGGAAGCAGTTTCAGTGCAACATTGTTGATGATCGATATGGCGCAAACAGATGTTGATGATATTTCCAAGGGCTTGGAAAACCTCGACTTTCATCATCCTTATACACCTTACGATGTCCAGGAGCAGTTCATGAAGACGGTGTACAATGTGTTGGAGACCGGCAACGGCCAGGTCGGGATCCTAGAGAGTCCAACTGGCACTGTAAGTGAATTTTCATGTTGTCATGACAGCCTTCATGCACATGCTTGCGTTGAAGCAAGATATTGCCAAGCGTCGTGATGATTGCTTCCCGCATGCACTATTCCTTGTCTGTCAACTAACAACCAACAGGGCAAGTCTCTTTCACTCATTTGTGCATCCCTGACATGGCTACGAAATCACAAGTCAAACCAGTTTGAGAAATCCATTCAGGAATCTGCAGAGGCATACAAAGATGAGCCCCCTTGGCTTGTTGAGCAACTCCTCCGACGAAAGCGAGAAGAGCTTGTCGGTCGCTGGGAAGAACGAGAGAAGCGCCTTGAAGCTCTTCGACTCAAAGAAAAGGCCCAGGAGGAGCGAGCCCGGAAACGACGTCGTGTTGAAGAATCTGGACCGTACCATCGATCGCGTGTGGAAGACGAAGATGCAGAGTGGCTACTGGACGACCCTGACGATCGTGACACTGGCCCTCAGGATGCACTCTCTGGTCTGAGTAAAGAGTCCCGGGACATTCTTGCGAGTATTGGACTGGGTGGTCCAATAAAgccggaagaggaagacgaccTCATGGAGGAACAGATCAAGGTGTGGACCTCCATACTACGTTCACTTGCCAGCATAGTAACATCATTAGATCTACTACACCTCAAGAACACATTCCCAGCTATCGCAATTCATCGCCGAACTTCGCCGACCCACATTTCCGCCCTCACTTCCAACATCTTTAGCCAAAGATGAAGAGTCGAAATCAGAGGCAGTCAAGCTTGTGCCGTTATCATCTCGCCAGCGGCTATGCATCAATCCACAAGTCTCTCGTCTTGGGTCTGTTCAAGCAATAAACGACCGCTGCGCAGAACTTCAGCAACCAAAATCGGGAAAGAAATGTCCTTTTGTTCCCAAAGAGGATCTTCTCTCGCAGACACACCAGTTCCGCGACTCTGCGCTGGCTACCCTTCCGGATATCGAGGACCTCCATCACCTTGGCAAGTCACTCTCTGTGTGTCCGTACTATGCCTCGCGAACTGCACTACCAGGGGCTGAAATCATCACACTGCCGTATCCTCTTTTACTCCAGAAGAGTGCGCGAGACGCATTGGGAGTCAAGCTGGAGGGTAGTGTTGTGATTATCGATGAGGCGCACAACATTATGGATGCAGTTGCAAATGTTCACGCAGCTGAGATTCGGTTGAGTGATCTGCGAAGAGGACGCGGCATGCTGGGCGTATACGTAAAGAGGTTTGGCAAGAAGTTGAAAGGCGTCAACCGAGTCAACGTTGGAAGAGTCGGAAGAGTAATTGAGGGTCTGAGtgagtggatggatggtgccCTCAAGTTCAAGGCAAGTCTCATCTTTAGTCTGACGTTGGCACAGTATCTGACTCTAAGCAGCAAGAACATGGGATCGTGGATCCAAACGACCTCACCCGACCAAAGGGAATTGATCAAATCAACATGTTTGAGCTGATCCAGTACATCCAGGAATCGAAGCTCGCCTTCAAAATCGAGAGCTATGCCTCTCATGTTGAGAACGAGGAGGCACCTACAAAAACCCCCAAATCGACCACTCCAGTACTTCACACTTTGGTCTCATTTCTTGTCGCGCTCACAAATCTCAGCTCCGAGGGTCGAATATTTTATCAGAAAATTAAAGGAGGAGCTCCCGATGTCCAGCTGTCCTACCTACTGCTATCCCCAACTCATGCATTCTCGTCCATTGCATCAAGCGCCCGGGCGGTGGTTCTCGCTGGTGGAACAATGTCTCCATTCGACGACTACAAAGATCACCTGTTCCCTTCATTAGAACCCGAAAAGGTGACAACACTGAGCTGCGGGCATGTCATTCCGCCTGAGAATCTCTGTGTGTGGACATTAGCATCATCGCGGCCGGGGATGCCGCCTTTTGAGTTTAGCTTTCAGAGGCGAAGCGACCCAGAGATGATTACGCAGCTGGGACTTGCGATTTTGAATCTCTGCTCTCTGGTTCCTGATGGCGTAGTCATCTTCTTTCCTAGTTATGGATATCTCGACGAGGTGGTTGCGGCGTGGCAAAAAACCCAGGGAGCGAATGCGCAGCCAATCTGGGAACGACTAGGAACGCGCAAGGCACTGTTTAAAGAAACAAGAGGCGCATCAAGCGACGAAGTCCTTCAGGAATACACCAATGCCATTCAGGGCGAAGGGAGCAACGGAAAAGGCGCTCTTCTACTCAGCGTCGTCGGCGGCAAAATGTCAGAGGGCATCAACTTCTCCGACCGTCTCGGACGCTGCGTCATAGTCATCGGCCTACCGTATCCCAACATTGCATCCCCAGACTGGAAAGCAAAGATTGAATACATCGAGACGATGACGCAGACCAACCTCACAGCACAGGGCACGTCAAAGGAAGAGGCGACAAGCAGGGCCAAGCAGGCGGCAAGAGACTTTTACGAAAACGCCTGCATGAGGGCCGTCAACCAGAGCATCGGGCGTGCGATCCGGCACCGGGGCGACTATGCGGCGATTGTGCTCGTGGACCGGCGATACGGCACGGACAGGATCCGGGGGAAACTTCCGGGGTGGATCAGAGGGGGGTTGGTGGGGGACAGTCACGAGAAGGGTCTCGGAGGGTTGATGGGTGCTGTCGGAGGTTTCTTCCGAGGGAAGACGAGCAAGGCTCACTAATGATGGGCTTTACAACATGATCAGGTTTTCCTTGAACACAGCCTTGGACAAAGATGGGAGCTCGTTGGAGAGGGTCGCACCAGGAGATTCGAGACCCTTCTTGGCGTGGTGAGGACAAACGGCGTAGGCGAGAGGCGAATCAGAGAATGCGGCTCGATCTGCCCGCCACTGAAAAGCAAGATCAGCGGCCATGTTGGACAGACGCAGAACACGCGCCGAACATTCGACAAGCGACAGGGTTCACGGTCGATAGTTCATCAGCCAGCAGGGGCACACCTTGAGGAGCTCACGCCATGGACAGCAACCAACATAGACAACGAGACCGCATTTTCGGTTTATGGACATGGCTACAATCggcaatttttttttatcacTATCTTGGGTTTAACAGCTTATGACTGTTTGCAGTAACAAGGGACACTAGAGAGGATCAAGTCAAAAGGGTGGGATCGTGTTAGTCAGTACAAGTGCGCCCTACGACAACCGAGACCAGGTCCCATGGGGGGCGAGGTTTTTATCGCGCAGATTTGCACTGGGGGGAGACATGACACGGTCGATTCGCGATTAGCAGCCAGTAACAAAAAGGCCCGAGTTTGTATTTTATCAGACCAAATTTGTAGAGGCGGAACCCGGCACCGGACCGGGGAGGGGAGATTCAGACTGGTCGACTCAGATTCATTCCATATATAATTGCATCTTTCATTCCCCCAGATTTTCCCCATCCCATGTTGCTTTTTTCTCACTAATTAACTGCCCTGAGAGAAAATGGCTGCAGCACCCACAGACGCCGAAAAGGCCGTCCCGGCTCAGACTGTTCCTCCACAGGTCGACCACGATGATCACAGCGACACCGAGAGCATCAAGGCGGCGGCCCTCTTCCACAAGGCTCTCCGCATGGGAAGAGTGGAAGAGAAGGGTATCCAGCCCATCCCCGTCGAGGAGCGAACCGTGACGCGCTTCTACAATATCTTTACTGTGTGGTGTTCCATCAACTCGAATATTCTAGGGTGAGTCAAAAACTTTTCACCTCATATGAGAAATAAACTAATGGCTGTAGAATCACATTTGGCATGCTTGGTCCTTTGGCGTATGGCCTGAGTTTAAGGGATTCTTCTCTTGTTATTCTCTTCTTTTGCATGTTCTCGACGATTGCGCCGGCGTATCTCGCCACTTTTGGACCAAAGACGGGAATGAGGCAGATGATCCAAGCGCGATACAGCTTCGGGTGAGAAGACCTCATTGCACAAACATGACCAAATTTCACTAACAGGTTTCAGTCGCTACCTCGTCTCAATCCCTGTTCTACTCAACCTCGCTACCCTAACCGGCTTCATCGTAATCATCTACGTCGTCGGCGGCCAATGTCTCTCAGCAGTCTCAGGCGGCAGTCTATCCCCAGACGTGGGAATCGTCATAATCGGCCTCCTCTCgctcttcatctccttctGCGGATTCAAGGTCCTGCACTACTACGAGACGTACGCCTTCATCcccgccatcatcgccatcaccatcgccacGGGATGCGGAGGCTCGCAGCTCATGAAGCAAGCTGCCCCCGCTGCGGCGCCTACTGCTGCGCAGATTTTGAGCTTTGGCATGATTGTTGCGAGTTACATGATTCCTTGGGCGGCTATTGCGAGTGATTTGACGACGTATTTCGATCCCAAGGTTCCTTCGTGGAGGGTTTTTACGTACAGCTACTTTGGCCTCCTTACGCCTACGATTCTCCTCATGACGCTTGGTGCTGCCATTGCTGGCGCTCTTCCCAATGTTCCTGAGTGGGAAAAGGCCTACGGCGAGACCCTCGTCGGTGGTGTCCTCGCAGCCATGCTTTCAAGCGCAGGCGGTTTTGGAAAATTCGTCGTCGTGATCCTCTCCCTCACACTGCTAGGCAACACAGGAGGAACTATGTACGCCATCACGCTCAACTTCCAGACTCTCATCCCAGGTCTGATCAAGATCCCCCGATACGCCTTCGCCATTGTGGTCACTGTCATCGTGATCCCGACAGCCCTTCGAGCCCAGCGAGACTTTTTCGTCAACCTCGAAAACTTTGTCGCTCTCATCGGATACTGGTCCGCCTCCTTCATCGGCATCGTCACAGTCGAACACCTCGTCTTCCGCCGGGGCCGCTACGAAACCTACGACCATGCCATCTGGAACGTAGCCTCCCAACTTCCCCTCGGAGTAGCAGCCCTCGCAGCGGGTGTCATCTGCTACGGCCTCGTTGTGCCGTGTATGGCACAGGTGTGGTGGACGGGACCCATCGCCAAGACGACGGGCGACATTGGCTTCGAGATTGCGTTTGTGCTTAGCTCGTTGTTCTACATTCCCTTCCGATATattgagaagaagatgacgggGAGGTGATGAGTATGACTCCAGGCTTCAACGCCGGGAGTGAAAAGTTGTGTTATGCCTTTATGAGCGACGGCCCAGGGTAAAGACAGATAGGTAATAGACAAAAGTATCAGACTTGGCTATTGAGGCCCTTTTCATGGCGATCTTCTGGTGACCAAGGCGACGAGTAATATAGACAACTGCAACTACCACTCAAGTGAGATCTAGGCAACGGAGTCCTCCAACTTTGGGGTTCTTAATTTGCTGGATTGATGTAGGCTTTGGGACATTTAACTAGAGAGAATTGAGCCATTCGTGGTCGCTGATCTTGCTTGACTCTTGAGCAGCATTAATGCCATGCCGAATAGTCAAGCTAACTGGTTAAATATCCAGGCCTATCATGAATCTACACCAAACGGCAAGCCGTCCTCGAGATACGGCTTCCTACCGACTCTCCTTTCTGCACGTACATTCATGTCCGCTTCTTAACAGTCATCATCATACCACCCCTAGGCTTCGCCTCCAACCCCAACTCCTGAAACACAATATCCCCATAAACCGTATCCAAATCCGTATATGTCGTCTTGGGCGTATCATTAGGCTTCAATCCAGCACACTCAAACGAGTAATCCCGAACAGtcatgacgaggatgaccttGAGCTCGTTGGCTGCCAGGTTCTGACCCAGACACGCCCGAGGACCGCGACCGAATGTCCTAAAGTACGATCGAGGAATCTCTTCGGGTCCAAGCCACCGTTCCGGCCTGAATACCGTCGGGTCTGGGAAGAAGCGAGTGTTGTAATGCACGTCATGACCCTGTGTCGAAACAGCAACGCCATGGTCAACAGGGAGATCACGACCCTTGTATGTAACTTTTGCCCCGGGAGGACCTTCACGAACGCCATAGCCCACGGGGAACATTCGAAGCGTTTCTTTGATGACGGCGTCGGTGTAGGGGAGTTTCTGGAGGAGCTCGGGTGTTTCGACCATGGTTTGGGTGGATACTTCGGTGTCGGGGCCGAGTTGCTCGATGTGTTCTTGGAGCATCTTTTCTACAACGTGGGGGGATTTGGAGAGTAGCATGTACATGTACTATATAATGTGAGATGGTGAGAGTAGCAAGAGGGTATTACTTACGCATAGGGTATCAGTTGTCGTTCCATGGCCTCCAACAAGCAACGCCTTGATGCTATTCCAACGTTAGCACAGTCACACCCAATCTGTTCGTGATACTCACTTGGTCAGTAGCAAATCAACATCAGCCTTAGAAAGCTTAGCAGTCTCCTTCGTCATCCCCTCCTGATCCACATGCTCCCTCAACATAAGATCCAAAATACTATTCGGATCCTTCCGC includes:
- a CDS encoding 60S ribosomal protein L27a; amino-acid sequence: MPTRLSKTRKHRGHVSAGKGRIGKHRKHPGGRGLAGGQHHHRTNMDKYHPGYFGKVGMRYFHKQQNHFWKPVINLDKLWSLVPTETRDAYVSGEKKDTVPVLDLLPLGYSKVLGKGRLPEIPLVVRARWVSRLAEKKITEAGGVVELVA
- a CDS encoding ATP-dependent DNA helicase CHL1; this translates as MAQTDVDDISKGLENLDFHHPYTPYDVQEQFMKTVYNVLETGNGQVGILESPTGTGKSLSLICASLTWLRNHKSNQFEKSIQESAEAYKDEPPWLVEQLLRRKREELVGRWEEREKRLEALRLKEKAQEERARKRRRVEESGPYHRSRVEDEDAEWLLDDPDDRDTGPQDALSGLSKESRDILASIGLGGPIKPEEEDDLMEEQIKIYYTSRTHSQLSQFIAELRRPTFPPSLPTSLAKDEESKSEAVKLVPLSSRQRLCINPQVSRLGSVQAINDRCAELQQPKSGKKCPFVPKEDLLSQTHQFRDSALATLPDIEDLHHLGKSLSVCPYYASRTALPGAEIITLPYPLLLQKSARDALGVKLEGSVVIIDEAHNIMDAVANVHAAEIRLSDLRRGRGMLGVYVKRFGKKLKGVNRVNVGRVGRVIEGLISDSKQQEHGIVDPNDLTRPKGIDQINMFELIQYIQESKLAFKIESYASHVENEEAPTKTPKSTTPVLHTLVSFLVALTNLSSEGRIFYQKIKGGAPDVQLSYLLLSPTHAFSSIASSARAVVLAGGTMSPFDDYKDHLFPSLEPEKVTTLSCGHVIPPENLCVWTLASSRPGMPPFEFSFQRRSDPEMITQLGLAILNLCSLVPDGVVIFFPSYGYLDEVVAAWQKTQGANAQPIWERLGTRKALFKETRGASSDEVLQEYTNAIQGEGSNGKGALLLSVVGGKMSEGINFSDRLGRCVIVIGLPYPNIASPDWKAKIEYIETMTQTNLTAQGTSKEEATSRAKQAARDFYENACMRAVNQSIGRAIRHRGDYAAIVLVDRRYGTDRIRGKLPGWIRGGLVGDSHEKGLGGLMGAVGGFFRGKTSKAH